cttccccccctccctcctgtaatcctacccctatgTGTCctattgtacataaatatgcagcctctagaaagtgttttttagttatatctgaagaagaagctcagaggaaagcttcgaaacgtcatattctgtcatcattatgagttagccattaaaaaaggtatcacctactgaagacttgcaaagtttttttttttgttttttttatattttataaccactggctaacacggtaccaaaacaaacattttccttttgctgcattaactcattctaactgtcaatataagattttattactcataatatgattgcaattatatttctgtatgtgataaaaacatctgacaaacacacataaaaaccagagggcagcagatcatgtgaaaatataagatttgtgtcattctcaaaacttttggccatgactgtataatgcaATTGTGGTCAGTAACTTTAGAGACAACATAAGCAGAGGACTTCTAGAATAGGCTCTCCCCAATTCACAGACAAtacaaatctgcaaaaaaaaaaaaatattcttacaTTTCTGAAGAGTCTGAGTCCAACACTACAACAGTGCAATCCTCACTGATGGATGCCAAAAATGGAGAACTGTAAAACACATCAGATTAACTGTAAAAATGTGATATCTGTTTCAGAGATTCGCTTAAAGAGGACATGCAGAAATTATAAGGCAAGTTTCATACgtttgcaatgttctgatcagagTAAAACACTGAAAGTGCCATCATAGATGTTAAAATAATGTTCAATGTTAAAATAAAGACAGAAGGCCGCATTTGttgtatttccattttttttgtaggTAAAAAGAGGAACCATGGAGGCTTGAGTCGGAAAATGGGATGTGTTTGCAATAAAGAAAATCCATTCAATTCTTTACAGTAAGTACAATACATATATAGGAGAAAAGTAAGTGTTTTCATACCTGTGGCCTGAGTATGCGAGTCCTGTTATAGATCTGGAATGTGCTTCTACTGCCTGGGCCGATTCTGGATTGTTCAGATTGACAATATAAACATTCCCTGTTTCATCACCTGTGAACAAGAACCGTTATGTCTTACTGGATATATCCATTATCTGAAGAGGTCAACAAAATTGATCAATTACAGACAAATGCAAGGAAGTAAAAGCTGCTACCACATACCACAAGCAAAAGTATCATCTTTGTCTGGATGCCAGGTCACATAAGTAGGGGAAACATTTGGGGCACAGACAcctgcagcagagaaaaacattAGTCAAAACATCAGACTATATGTTATTTGTTGGTATACaaatgtatttaaagggagtttaccaGCACCAACATTTAATCCCTTTATATGCTGTTGTGGGGGAGGATTAGTGGCACATATATTGCCTGTGTCAAAATATAACCTTGTGGCTGACAAattgaacttttatttcatatgaaAGTGAGCGGTTCAGTGAGGTCGGGGCAGAGCCACAACTGCTAGAACATCAATTTATTGTTGTGGTTGCCACCCAGTGTCTCCCCCAAAACAGAAAGACTAACATGCTTGCATGGACATTGATCTGCAGTAACCACAAAATAAAACGAGTGCTTCAGGAGGTTAGGCCCCACCCTGAGTGCATTTAGACTCGTTtccatatggaataaaagttatttttctcaGGGGCAACGGTGCTCTGTCACACAAGGAATATTCACTATTTCACTGTACTGCCCCTACAACAGCATGTAAGTGGTTTGAAGCTGGGCACTCACGGGAtggaaatgccacaatttgcggcattttacagtaacggcaaagtggatgggattctagagaatcccatgcccactttgtggtaaaaactgcagtgcggacacgccgcggttttggaaatcacagcatttcaattatatctacggaaactacggcggtttccccataggtataattgtaacaacaaagtccacagaggaaaactttgcaaactttctgtctaaaacgctgcaggaagaaccgtgaagTGTTGCTGACATGGTTTTTCCCCACAGCTCTTTATTAATACGGgaagtcctgtggggccttagcctaaaagcagTTTTGGTGTGGTCatcttcctttaaaggggttgtcccatctcaaggatcctatctatactggtagctatgtaaattgaagacttttcctaaatatattgctttagaaattctgctttgtttgcctggtatgtgagtttattcctcctattgtttacactgtgttgctataaccacggacctgaggTGAGGTAcggagatgcaggatttcactgtGAAATCATACAGGCTATGGCCACACAGCTTGACTAGAAATTCTGTTTTCTACAAACCGCACCATTCTTGCCCACATTCTAGAGAATGTATACTCTCGGATTGATGGGGAAGGGGCAgttaaacacacaaaaaaaaaatccatgctaCCCCTCTCCCTAGTGTCTGCGATAGCACAGACCCTCCTCCTATCACTATAGCCTGTCAGCTTCCCTGAAAACTGGAAAGGATGAAGATTTCAAATAGCCATATCTCAAGGTTGTATATCACATAGAATGTATATGCAGATCCAACTCCTGACTATATCTCCAGGTTACATCTCTGGTTGAAATAACCTTCTAAATGGCATACAGAACAAAAAAAAGAGCAGTTGGTAGTAAGGATGTATCTCACATCCTTGACTATTGAAATGCCACCCTGGGGGGAAGGGGTGGTGGGAACAACACCATATGAAGTACGTCCTTGGCAGGAAAATGGTTAACCATTACTTCTCTGCAAATTCATTTTACCCTAAGATGACTAAGTTATTGAAACATCTCTGACAATTTACAGAGCCACGATACCATAAGGTGTCCTAGTCATCGCTATTTTGATCCATAATAttgatatatatttctgtatttatTCATTGCATCCTCAAGATGATCATTGGCATGGATCATTTACTTCACAAGTCAGGTTGTGGTATTTGCTTCTAACAACACTAAAGAATTGTACAATGGGGGACAGGTGCTGGAAATTTTTACCCCCCCTGTCTGGAGAAATATCCACTTCCATAGAATATAAGGCCTTCTAGGATAGAACTATCCTGTATAGATAATAACCTGATTCTTGTATATGATTAACATATATTGTATCTTATAGATATCACTTACTAATGCTCTTGGCAGGCTTAGGATTCCTTGTGTCCCACAGTAATACTCTATTATCCTTTAATAAAAGAAAACTAAAATCACTGGTTTGCAAATTATAATTAGTGTGTCAGAAATTggaatttttgccattttttttgtcTCAAAAACTcagcaatagaaaaaaaaaaaaaaaactccaataaGACCATGATATGTAACTATACAAGTAAGTCTCAAATATGTACAATGAAGAAccttaaatttatttatatatttagtttatagtatttttatagtttttcttaGTTCCATATAGCCTatgtgctgtgtcagagtgctgctatatttttctgtttttatgtatttttgccacggtagcttgcacctgttcacattgggaggtgctgtctgaattttcttctatgTATACAAGCAAGTCAAATTCTATACTCTGAACAGAAATGATTTATTTTATTCCCTTGTCATGGCTTTAATCATTGCcacagtaaggctaggttcacatatgcatCAGACTTTGTCGCAGAGTCCGCCAAAAATCGTCAAAGGAAATGACGGACTCCGTTATAATGAATGGGGTTTGCCAGtctctgtgtgtaaccgctgCTTTAGACGTCTGCCTCTCcattgctagtgtgaacctagtgtaagaaatGTTGCCATGTATGTTGTTTGCAGATTGCTgcctaatataataataataatgtaaaataattaCAATGAATATTTGGCATAACTATATATCCTTACCTTGCCACAAGAGAGAAAAACTGCTTCTTTGCTTGGGCATGTAGAAACGCAATTCACTTGGCCGGAATGTGCTAAGGCATAAAACATATAGTTAAATGGCCATGTAAAGGTTAAACAAAATCCAATACTGACAGTGAAGTATTTTATGGTGATAAAACAtggtatatttaatataatgtACCGTCATATTATTTTACTCATCTGCCTCAAGTCACAATCTTaaaggacttaaagaggacctttcaccgatttgggcacaggcagttctatatactgctggaaagctgacagtgcgtttaattcagcgcactctcggctttcccgatctgtgccccaggttaagagctatcggtcccgggaccgtagctctttacagtcagaagggcgtttcttacagtcaggtacatccttctctacagcagcgcctatagttctgtacagtgtgagcggggaggaatgcgttCCTCCCCATTCACACTGTAcaacactataggcgctgctgtaaagaaggatgtacctgactgtaagaaacgcccttctgactgtaatgagctacggtactgggaccaaaAGCGCTttaaccggggcacagatcaggaaagctgacagtgcgctgaattcagcgcactgtcggttttccagcagtatatagaactgcctgtgcccaaatcggtgaaaggtccactttaagaaaTTTTATTTAGGGTTCATGCTTATGAACCAAGCCCTGTGCAAGCAGCCTCTGAATAAGAAGAACTTCAGTGTTCCTCTATATAAAACCCGGATGCAGTAATACTTAGCATGTTTATTTTTACGTATAAAAAccttatactatatactgtaatattatagtTTGGCAGTCTGTAGTAGGTAGGTATTTCTAAGTATTGATTGGCGTAGTCTCAGAGCTTTAATGATGGCGCCTGCCCAGTAAGCATTATAGCTACCAGCTCTGCTGTTTTACACACAGAAACCTGCTATCATTGCCTGTGCTGTGCATCTGTCACACATGTACATGGATGTCTTCACACAGTGGGGTGTTCAACAGGTAAGGTTCACTTTAAATTTATGTCCCGATGGGAATTGTGGGTGAAAAATCTGCAACTTTTATACTAGCAACAAAGTGGATAAAAAATGGGAACAAATCTCTTCCATTCACTGAAGcggaaaaaaacccccaaaacatagaAATTGCAAAAACAGAATTTTCAGAGCTAGAAGCAAGTGGCCAAGCAagtttactgcagctcagctcctatctGGGAATCCCTTAAAGCACCATTAAATAAGGGGCAGAGAGCAGTTAAAGTTCATGGTCTAACAGCGAGAATCAGTAAAAGCAATTTTTTGGGCCATTTAAAACCTTTCATGCCACAGTCTAAAGTGACTGCAATATTTAAGGGATTTGTAAGTGTTTGGGGCCTTCCCCTCTTCAGTCCAGCAATGTAATTGTAAGTTGCCAATGAGTAAAAGGAGGCCTATTGAAGGACCCCATGTCACCATCATAGGTTCAAGGGgatgtacagttttttttttttttttgttttttttttacagattaccTATccccaggataggtcatcaaaaaaaaaaaaaaaaaaaaaaaaaaaaaaaaaaaaagggttagaCACCCGGAACCCTTTCCCCCCACCCCTTTTCTCTTTATATATAACACATTTTCATAGGAGCCATGCAATGCAATTACAGCCTTGTCTCTTAGAAGTCATGGCGCCTTCATAAAGGTATTGGACTGCCACTGACCATCAGTAAGAATAGGCTCGAACGCTTAACTGTAAGAGCGCTTAGTATAATGCATTACAATTTGAAAGTATTGCAGTGTAATGTTCTAGAATTGAGCACCAGTGTTCAAGTCAAGTCACATAAGGGcttaattatatttaaaaaaaaaaaaaaaaaaaaagcgaaaatatttaaaaataaataaaactaaaaataaCTATTCTCCCATtacttttaaaatgtatttttaattcATTCTGCAATATGAATGCCAGAAGAGAGACAGAATTGCTGTGTTTTGGAGACATCACATGCAAAAAAACATTCTAAAAAAAGTGATGGGACATATAGCAAATTGGTACCAACAGAAATAAcagatcatcctgcaaaaaacaagcccataCACAGCATAaacggagaaaaaaaaagttccacaTCTCTCAGAAAATGGAGACacttgtgaagaggtaaactgttttttttcatgtgatttcttctttgtaaccttagtgatGGTACATAAGTTCCCAGGTCTAATAAAATCTGTGTAAATGTTCTAttcctgcttcttatttctttctttcctcactaggccggccacctaatgctctattttcctactattccTTGTCTTGTCACCTGGGAAAAATGTACCAAAAACTAGGGAACTGTTCaaattaacatggatttataaagtgttttttgtatgcttacctgcagtagtggagttgcactagTTCTTAACCttatttgaggtaccgaacccaccagtttcttgtgcacattcaccgaacccttctttagtgataaatcaaatatgatttatttccaaattcaagacatgggTATATGTTTGTTTACTggcacacaaaatgaaccgtgcatagggcctaggattcgatcgaaccctggttaagaaccactgcactaGGGTGTATCTGCCCTcaccttataagaggcaagtctgcagcaactccagtgttttatagagaaaactgcagaggattatggcgaatgtctatagcagtgatggcgaacctatggcacgcgtgccagagagggcacgcagagccctctgtgctggcacggttgcggtctcccggatcgctcagtaacggggaatccggtacaggattccccgttagtgagcaatcgctgctttcagctggatgtgcaaatgcacatccagctgaaagctgtcagtgtaggccgcgcggtacgcacggcctacattgactatacagagtgtgacctctgcactggtgcggacatgatgacgtaagtcatcagcgcccgtaGTGAATAGGTGAGAGAGAGGACGCCTGGCggcccttcaggtaagtatatatgtgtattgtctggggagggggctgctctggaccattttgtgctgttgggtagagggaactactgtggaatatttcatgctgtgtggggagggggctactgtggaatatttcatgttgtgtggggaaggggctactgtggaccatttcgtgctgtttggggagggggaactactgtggaccatttcatgctgtgtgggcagggggctactgaggaccagctcatgctgtgtggggagggggctactgtggaatatttcatgctgtctgggcagggggctactgaggaccgtctcatgctgtgtggggagggggctactgtggaatatttcatgctgtgtggggagggggctactgtggaccacttcatgctgtgtgggaagggggctactgtggagtatacaggtataatcccttggggggggggccaccgcggggcaaattgtactgactgtgggggtcactgcagggcagattgtagtgtgtgtgggggccactgcggggcagattgtcctgtgtctgtgggggccactgcagggcagattgtactgattttgttttgtttttttatgtagattgtgagacccacatagagctcacaatgtacatttttccctatcagtatgactttggaatatgggatggaaatccatgcaaacacggggagaacatacaaactccttgcagttggttttatgcccttggtgggattcgaacaccaggattccagcgctgcaaagctgcagtgctaaccactgagccaccgtgtggccccctggcagattgtactgtctgtgggggcctctgcgggacagattgtactgtgtgtgggggccactgcgaggcagattgtactgtgtgtgtgtgggccactgcagggcagattgtactgtgtgttggggccactgcgggacagattgtactgtgtacagacctttcagtacaagctctgtaaagcccaattcacacgactgtaatttgtgagtccgcaattgtggatccaaatagttttaaggttaaattgccgtgttggcactccgtgataatttattgggttttgggttacagtttgggcactcggtctcaaaaaggttcgccatcactggtctataggTATAAAAAGTTTCCATTTCCCAGAAAGCTGTGTGTTGGTGGAGTTCACATGGTGAATGGTTTGtgggactacagcagcctgaagtGCAAGGCTATTTGTTCTACATAATATGgatattttctgaagaattattttttttgttaaaactggacttcctgaaataaactcctttggATTCTTTTCAATCAAGGCctgactgttttttgtttttttttaaatcccatgCTTCCCAACACTAAAATAATTTTATTGTGCAAATGTATTAgaacaaaaaatacatacaattgATATTGCTATAATCAAATTACCTTAATGTTATTTACCCTGCAAAGCGCAAAACTTGTATTCAAAATGATGATGCTAAGAAAagagttagggagccttcacacggagtaacgccgggctcaatgtaTGCTTATTTTTACTGCCGTAGAAATGCGAGGGCAGCGTTTACGTCGCGTTTacgcagcagtttttttttactaagaGCGTATACGCGGCGCATAGTAAAaatacgccgcgtatacgctctTAGTAAAAAAAACTGCTGCGTAAACGCGACGTAACCGCTGCCCTCGCATTTCTAcggcagtaaaaataagcacacattgagcccgacgttactccgtgtgaaggcactaaGGGGATTTCCagtcccaaatgtttttttttttttaaactgatgaACCACACAGTTTAGCTTCTTTGTGGCCTCCGGGTGCCAAAAGCTGCTAGTGGACGGGGAACATGTGCAGCACCGTTCCAttccaagtaataggagtggcgctACAATTCGCTGGAAGATCCAATATGCAGTGTACAGGGCTGCTGCGCCACTCTTATTACTTGACTAGGAGCGGAGCTGGTTCCGGAGCACAGAGGCTCCTGCAACAGATTATCTGTGCATCCATCACGGATGTCCAATCCTACTACTCTACTAACAGTAGTCGACAAAGTAGGCCGCCAATTAACCATTTATTAGCTCCTAGCCCCTTGCAAGAAATTCTCCTCAGGTCCCCTCTAATCTCTGCCAGTGATTCCCTCCTCACCACAAAGCAGACAATGGTGATGAATACAGACAACTTCTGAACTAACGGGGGATTTCTTTATACCATTTTATaccttttgtacaaaaaaaatgataaaaaagcaGAGATAGCcatctttttatgaatatgctAAAACTATCAGCACAGGCCTGTACTTACCTTTGTAGGACTTCAGTGGGGTCATCTGCGCGAGATCCCAGACCTGCACACTGAAATACAATACACGTTAAGACATTTGCAATAAACGACTGAAATTGCGTTCTATAAAATGCCAAATCACACCTGAAATCCTTGCTTCCGCTAACAGCTAGTGTCCCTCCTGTACATACACTGACTGTCGTAACAATATCGTCGTGTTCATATTTGCTGAATTTATTAACAAGGAGAGATTCATTGTCCAACAGCTCCCACAGCTCCACAGCGCCTGGAAACCAATATGTAACATGTAATATGTAAGTGcatggaaaacaaagcagcattcatGGCATATCTATAAGAGGATGTATAGTTTTCCTATATAATCCTATAGATAGGACAATGTCTTTCATTAAAATACTGAATCCATGCTTACAGTCTGTGTTTAATCTGAAGCTAACATATAAAATAATACTACCAGAATCTGAAGCGACAAGGATTCTGTTCTCCAGTACCCAGGCTGCATCTGCTATGCCAGTCTCTGTCTGTACTCCCGCTGTACACATGCTCTCATTAGGGGCCCCTGTAGGATCTTTAAAAACCCAAATGGAACCTCCCCATGTCCGAGAATTCAGGCTGGAGGCAGATAGAAGTATGGCACCATCTGTAAAGTAATAACAGAATGTAAGTAGATAGCTGGAACAAGTCACAAGGATAAGTATGGCATTATCCAACAATAGAGAAATGTTACTAGTGGGTgagaaacacaacaaaaaaaccaACCTGTGTGATCCAGAGGTCTGCTATATTTCTTAGCAGGTTTGCCAAGTCGTAACATGAACATGATTTGTCTAATCATAAGACTATCAGATATTCCTGTCATGGATAAGACTAAGAATAAAGGAGCCATGAAATTCCAGAAAAGGTCGCCGTTAGTAGACTGGGGGTAGATCTGATCTTAAGGTTAGTTATTTAAAGTGGTGTTTTCAGAGCCAAATAGTTAAGTGCAGGCAATTGCTGAGTGTTATTCCGGTGGTCTCTTCATGTCTACCTATATGGAACTCCCACAGAAGCAGACGCACAGAGCATTCCCGCCTGACTGCTTTGCTGTTGCAGATAACAATTGCTTCTTAATAGGGGAGCTTGGGAGTGACAAGgtaaggccgtgttcacatctTATTTTAGCCTTCTGACATACACGTCTCACAGAAGGCTGCAATGTATCCTACTGTATAGACTTAAAGTGGGAGCAAAAATCTAGCGGCAAGCAAGCTGACTCCTGCTTCACATCCATTCTCTCACAGGTCAGCTGGGAAGACACCAGGAGCTTACAGGAGGATGGATCTGGGTCACCCTGCTGGCAgccattttattgaaaaatatactctgtggtctgtctCGAACATCTCCAGTGATAACTTCCCAAATGTAGTGCACCCGGAGGTATTCATTTACTGGAGACATATCATACAGTGGTATCTGTTACCCATAGGATATTACTGCCTCCGTTTAACAGATATGTTTTTGACTGAATCCTGCAGAATAAAATGCATACTGCCAGGGACAACAAGGATCTGACTTGCTGGATTACTATAGGGCCGATACTTTTGTTTTGTGTCTGGTGCATCAGTCTATTTCCTCTCTTTACTGAAAAAAACAAGCTCATACAATATGAACCTACACATAATGGAATTTGGGGACACAGAGGGCTGATCCTCCATAATACGGGACTGCATATAGGAGGAGTCAAGCATGAGGCCTGCACCCCAATAAACATCCATATGGCAAACATGTCATTTGCGAGAATATGTTTACATGCTATTGTTCTTCAATATATAAGAAAACACTGCAGCCTGCTCAGCTATGGCCACCTATGGAAGATGTTTGTCCTCATAtacgtgcggttttatatagtGCTAGAAAGCATTGAATCTGGCACACTCTCAGCTCTTCCAGTAGGTTTCCCACAATGCCTAAATTTGCCATGGTGTGTACTgcagattttgtccctcttttagatctttgaaagttgggaggtaagtgGGCAGCTCGGGGGCGCAGTGGTTAGCttcgcagtgctggagtcctaggctcAAATTTGACGAATGGACAAAACCTGCATGGAGTTGTCTATTCGTCAAAAGCCATAAAGGATAGGGATATGGGAAAATACACTTAACTTATGTCATGTTCACATTTGAGCCTGTCTCCATTGTTCTGTAAGAGGCCCACAACAACCGACTCACACTAAAATAGCAGACAACAGTCGCCCCaacggaccccactgactatatagAATGAGATCAGTCAGGTGTCTGTTCTTTTATAGTAAAGCAACAGGATGGAAAAGTTGGCCAAAGTCTCCAGCGAAGACATGAACCCAGGCTTAGATTGTGAGCCTATCTGGTACAGTGTTACTAATATCTGATGGTACGAGAGATAGTCACAACTCATCAGGAAACATTTGAAGACACCTCTAGTGTATCCATCATGGTTTGATGAGTGCTAGCTCAATGCGAGAAGCTGCCATCATCTGCCACCTCTGGCAATATCAGTATTCTGGACCCAGGCTGCCGGGGTATTCCCCAATTTATAGGTATGCACCCATACAGGAAAGAGAAGGGGCTCTGCAGCACACTTCAGGCAATGGCTATCCCTCAGGACAGGACATCCTCATCCATGTCTCCAGTTAGCAGACACTGAGGGCACAGTCCTCCATCAGACTTCCCTAGCATGCTGCAGATGCTCAGTGTATGTCCACCATCTATATCTCCCATAGGTAGTGCATGGGGTCAGAAGCCATTCATGTCAGCACTGTCCTCCCCCTAGATAACCAATGCCTGCTGACCTCTTCGGTACCGCACCACTCCTAGCTGGGTCTCCATACACGCCGGGGCCCTCATGGGGCTCCCCCACGGACTCGCTTTGCTCATTCTCCCGCACGTGCAGCTCTCACACCACACGCTGTCCCGCCAAGCACCGCGCCAACAAGCTCCGCCCATCCGTCATTAACACCACGCCCACTAGTGTATGCCCTTGACATAGTTAGAAGGAAGTTCCCGAGGAGACATTTTTGTTCTGGTAATAGAAAACCTTTTGAGTATGGATAGAGCAAACCCTACAGTAGCTAAAGTGTGACTAGCTATAAGCCGTGTAAGGTCTTAGTCGGCAAAATGTAACGTTTGAGCCATCCCTAGTAATGGGCTGTTCCCTGACATAAGATGGCGGATCTGAAACCAAACGTGGATCTGTCGCCTCCTGACGCGATGTGTCGTCAGAGCGGGGCGTGTCCTGCGCCATCTTGATCCTGAGGCTCTTGTCAGGGACACTGAGGGCACCAGTGTGACCGGCGGCCGctgctctctcttcttctcctcagCACCTACGTGTACAGCGCCCCCCACCATGCTGTCCAGAGCCTCCCTAGTCACAGGTGAGTCCTGCTGCAGGTCCTGGCAGGATGTATCCCCGGGGGTCTCTGTGCCCTCGGAGGCCTTGTCGGCCCTTCATGTCCTCATGGGGAGGCCGGTGACCGGAGAAGTGTATACAGGtcatgtatatagctgtgtattatGCCGggctgtgtctggagggtcagaTGGCCTGGGTGTTACCTGCAGAAGATCTAGGGGGGCAGTGCTCATGTATGTGCAGGGGCTCAGCCGCCCCCCACCCCCTAATAGTCTGCACAGTATGGAGCATGGCATCTTTGCAGGCACTTCTGTTGCAGTTACATTGACTGTTGCGCTTGAGTTAATGTGGATTCTCCTTGTACCTGAATCTACTTTGACCTTGGGAAAGTTGATCTGTCAGATCCGTGCAGGTCACCGCTTCTGCTGCACCATATACATGTTATTACCTGTCTAGAGATCAGTGTAATATTATAGTAAGACTATGGCAATCTGGTGACCTACCTGCTGCAC
This sequence is a window from Leptodactylus fuscus isolate aLepFus1 chromosome 2, aLepFus1.hap2, whole genome shotgun sequence. Protein-coding genes within it:
- the WDR77 gene encoding methylosome protein WDR77, translating into MSKASPWGSPMRAPACMETQLGVVRYRRDGAILLSASSLNSRTWGGSIWVFKDPTGAPNESMCTAGVQTETGIADAAWVLENRILVASDSGAVELWELLDNESLLVNKFSKYEHDDIVTTVSVCTGGTLAVSGSKDFSVQVWDLAQMTPLKSYKAHSGQVNCVSTCPSKEAVFLSCGKDNRVLLWDTRNPKPAKSISVCAPNVSPTYVTWHPDKDDTFACGDETGNVYIVNLNNPESAQAVEAHSRSITGLAYSGHSSPFLASISEDCTVVVLDSDSSEIFKDQSHQDFVTGVAWSPIDLSSFTTVGWDHKVLHHNLPKEDKADPPSET